The proteins below are encoded in one region of Sminthopsis crassicaudata isolate SCR6 chromosome 1, ASM4859323v1, whole genome shotgun sequence:
- the RAI1 gene encoding retinoic acid-induced protein 1 isoform X2 yields the protein MQSFRERCGFHGKQQNYQQTSQDSSRLENYRHQSQAGLSCERQRLLAKEYYSQQPYPAYDSGASADKYHRGSKSLPGQPPLPGRPTFPSYGVPENSPYPARYSGDESLQTWGAQQQALAGGVAKYEENLMKKTAVPSSSRQYQEQSSQLPFRTHSLHLQQQQQQQQQQQQQQQQQQQQQQQQQQQQQQQQQQLQQQQQQQQQLQQLQQQQQQQQQQNALTYPKLQRQKIQNDIAPMSFPQGSHFPQHSQSFPTSSTYSSAVQGGGQGAHSFKSCPTPSAQPHERSLGSSASLTPGPRVQSLHSYQSGRLSYDQQQQQQAAAALQGRHHAQETLHYQNMAKYQHYNQQGQSYCQPDTPVRTPEQYYQTFSPSSSHSPARSMGRSPSYSSTPSPLMPNLENFQYSQQTLSTGAFPASITDHSHFMPLLNPSPTDGTSSVDAQGVNCKSLQKEKIPENLLSDLSLQSLTALTSQVENISNTVQQLLMSKSAVPQKKGMKNLVPRTPEQLKGQHCSPESGSYSAEPVGTPLSEPLSSTPQSIHAEAQEADYLSGSEDHLERTFLYCNQTRNSPARVNSNSKAKPESVSTCSVTSPDDMSTKSDDSFQSLHSSLPLDTFTKFVASDRECPRLLLSALSQEELASEIIVLQEAIGEKADKAWSESPVLTKDPSKSSFSLENHNTCLDPVGKNAWSHPAEAEALPDPLHINKGSNTKDFSEELFEDPPVGFTMPEAKKLPCSLPYGPKPNLPDAPSNPGTTAFGCFPDTTTDSVGSGDNANPFAWPEENLGDACPRWGLHPTELPKGLGRGKPPEGSSKEKANDPVCMGFPEAEPTGEKEEARDFKHEEVRDVKEEDILGCQEASKADRWLEDSRHCCPAGDFSDISLLPSSERKDLEAEEYSSLCELLASPEQRPGLQDPSPPKTPLICTKEEPEGSLSPKANWVSPCRLSGESVILLGPAVGTESKVKSWFESSLSHMKPEEGATENEGAPAEKIMPSAPLPGKLNKPALPENTLAKKGPMPRGKSLRSRRVQRGLPEGEESGCKAPDLPKDLSLPEPCTGQPQGHTEGAGAPGQLGPTGRVMAEGLPRMCTRSFTALNEPRTPGSHPPSLTGASSQPEKLGTKQRASFKSGKRAGKLSPKVASSPSDPAALPVPSLAQENSSMGPKLKDAESPDTPAKDQRSMILRSRTKAQELFHPKRRRPTEGRLPNCKTAKKLISNNHLPPGFKMPGSAQKEGKASRRVKLPKPASSVGGKLPERQLHSLKRKSTFMSPIPAKKRNLILRSGGSPGNIKEEKAEASSPSLFKRISSPKKAKPAKGTCEPALKAPPPETPNVCIKITSRAAFQGAMKTKVLPPRKGRGLKLEAIVQKITSPSLKKFACKTATAAAAAAAAAAAAAAAAAAVVAPTHGSPLSPSLPEKERALKKAGASPAGGDGRPPNPAMAAPGAEQLCRNSNSRSLKGKLINSKKLSSDCFKGEACSSPETPQQQQQQQEEQPQQQLGGGEASKSLSLVPKKRSRKGKAAALGLAKLPLEKRAHLAPSLLLASRERAAAGGGLADNGEDGEGGGGKKGGLEDKGLGSEPSEGRASQPQTRAQKQPVGQASYNGGYSKRQRKRLTRGKAKNVASQCKGRAKRRRQQQPAPPLDPAEPEIRLKYISCKRLRTDSRAPPFSPYIRVEKKDEFTTTCTVVNSPGEEPKPRKEKPSSSSSSSSSSSSSSSSSSSSSSSSSSSAASPTTSSSALATLPGGASLQARAVLPLSSIMHLGPVVSKTLSAACLVCCLCQNPANYKDLGDLCGPYYPEDCLPKKKSRLKEKVRAEAPGEDAAPPLERTLRGLESHCLAAPGPGKPPRPEASADSSKPSSLRSSSRGLYRKLQSCYCCDEQRPEDEEAPAADKPRKHECSKGEAPPQEPSGDTQEHWVHEGCAIWTAGVYLVAGKLFGLQEAMKTAADVRCSSCQQVGATLGCCHKGCPQTYHYACASDTGCILVEENFSLKCPKHKRQLL from the exons ATGCAGTCTTTTCGAGAAAGGTGTGGTTTCCATGGCAAGCAGCAGAACTACCAGCAGACTTCACAAGATTCATCACGCCTGGAGAATTACAGGCACCAGAGCCAGGCAGGGCTGAGCTGCGAGCGGCAGCGGCTGCTGGCCAAGGAGTACTACAGTCAGCAGCCCTACCCGGCTTACGACAGCGGCGCCTCGGCCGACAAGTACCACCGGGGGAGCAAGTCCCTCCCCGGCCAGCCGCCGCTGCCCGGGAGGCCCACCTTCCCCAGCTACGGCGTCCCGGAAAACAGCCCCTACCCGGCCCGCTACTCGGGCGACGAGAGCCTGCAGACGTGGGGAGCCCAGCAGCAGGCCCTGGCAGGGGGGGTGGCCAAGTATGAGGAGAACTTGATGAAAAAGACGGCGGTTCCCTCCAGCAGCCGCCAGTACCAGGAGCAGAGCTCTCAGCTGCCCTTCCGGACTCACTCCCTGCacctccagcagcagcagcagcagcaacagcagcagcagcaacagcagcaacagcaacagcagcagcaacagcaacagcagcagcagcagcagcagcagcagcagcagctgcaacaacagcagcaacagcagcaacagctgCAGCAGctacaacagcagcagcagcagcagcagcagcagaacgcCCTGACGTACCCCAAGCTCCAGAGGCAGAAGATCCAAAATGATATCGCCCCCATGTCCTTCCCCCAGGGCTCCCATTTCCCCCAGCACTCCCAGTCCTTCCCCACTTCCTCAACCTACTCTTCGGCTGTCCAGGGCGGGGGTCAGGGGGCCCACTCCTTCAAGAGCTGCCCCACTCCCTCCGCCCAGCCCCACGAGAGGTCCCTGGGCAGCAGCGCCAGCCTGACCCCGGGGCCCCGGGTGCAGAGCCTGCACAGCTACCAGTCAGGCAGACTCAGCTAtgaccagcagcagcagcagcaggcgGCCGCGGCTCTCCAGGGCAGACACCACGCCCAGGAAACGCTGCACTACCAGAACATGGCCAAGTACCAACACTACAATCAGCAGGGCCAGAGCTACTGTCAGCCGGACACCCCGGTGCGGACGCCCGAGCAGTACTACCAGACCTTCAGTCCCAGCTCTAGCCACTCGCCGGCGCGCTCCATGGGCCGCTCCCCCTCTTACAGCTCCACGCCATCCCCACTCATGCCCAACCTGGAGAACTTCCAGTACAGCCAGCAGACCCTCAGCACGGGGGCCTTCCCTGCCAGCATCACGGACCACAGCCACTTCATGCCCCTCCTGAACCCTTCCCCAACGGACGGGACGAGCTCGGTGGACGCACAGGGGGTGAATTGCAAGAGCTTGCAGAAAGAGAAGATCCCCGAGAACCTGCTCTCGGACCTCAGCCTGCAGAGCCTGACCGCGCTGACCTCGCAGGTGGAGAACATCTCCAACACAGTGCAGCAGCTTCTCATGTCCAAGTCGGCCGTTCCCCAGAAGAAGGGCATGAAGAACCTTGTTCCCAGGACCCCAGAGCAGCTCAAAGGTCAGCACTGCAGCCCAGAGAGCGGCAGCTACTCGGCGGAGCCCGTGGGCACACCTCTGTCGGAGCCCCTCAGCAGCACTCCGCAGTCCATCCACGCGGAGGCCCAGGAGGCAGATTATCTGAGCGGCTCAGAAGACCACCTGGAAAGGACTTTCCTGTATTGTAACCAGACTCGCAACAGCCCTGCCAGGGTCAATAGCAACTCCAAGGCCAAGCCTGAGTCGGTCTCCACCTGCTCAGTCACCTCTCCCGACGACATGTCCACCAAGTCCGACGACTCCTTCCAGAGCCTCCACAGCAGCCTGCCCCTGGACACCTTCACCAAGTTTGTGGCCAGCGATCGGGAATGCCCCCGCCTGCTGCTCAGCGCGCTGTCCCAGGAAGAGCTGGCTTCGGAGATCATCGTGCTGCAGGAGGCCATCGGTGAAAAGGCCGATAAAGCTTGGAGTGAGTCTCCCGTCCTGACTAAGGACCCCAGCAAGTCCTCCTTCTCTCTAGAGAACCACAACACCTGCCTAGATCCCGTGGGCAAGAACGCCTGGTCCCACCCAGCTGAAGCCGAAGCCTTACCCGATCCCCTCCACATCAACAAAGGCAGCAACACCAAGGACTTCAGCGAGGAGCTATTTGAGGATCCCCCGGTGGGGTTCACCATGCCCGAAGCCAAGAAACTACCCTGTTCTCTTCCATATGGTCCCAAACCGAATCTCCCAGATGCTCCGTCTAATCCCGGGACGACTGCTTTTGGCTGCTTTCCGGATACGACCACCGACTCGGTGGGTTCTGGTGATAATGCAAACCCCTTTGCTTGGCCAGAGGAGAACTTGGGAGATGCCTGTCCCAGGTGGGGTCTGCACCCCACAGAGCTCCCTAAGGGCCTGGGTCGAGGGAAGCCTCCAGAGGGGTCGAGCAAAGAGAAAGCCAATGATCCCGTTTGTATGGGCTTCCCAGAGGCAGAGCCGACAGGCGAGAAGGAGGAGGCGAGAGATTTCAAGCATGAGGAGGTCAGAGATGTGAAGGAGGAAGACATCCTGGGCTGCCAGGAGGCCAGCAAAGCTGACAGGTGGCTAGAGGACAGTAGGCACTGCTGCCCAGCTGGTGACTTCAGTGATATCTCCCTGCTGCCCTCCTCAGAGAGAAAAGACTTGGAGGCAGAAGAGTACTCCTCCCTTTGTGAGCTCCTGGCCAGCCCTGAGCAGAGACCTGGACTGCAGGACCCATCTCCCCCCAAGACGCCATTGATCTGCACTAAGGAGGAGCCTGAAGGGTCTCTCAGTCCAAAGGCTAACTGGGTTTCTCCCTGTCGCCTCTCTGGAGAGTCTGTCATCCTGCTGGGTCCAGCCGTGGGTACCGAATCCAAGGTCAAAAGTTGGTTTGAGTCATCCCTGTCTCACATGAAGCCAGAGGAAGGGGCGACAGAGAACGAGGGCGCACCTGCAGAGAAAATCATGCCCAGCGCCCCTCTGCCGGGCAAGCTGAACAAGCCAGCCTTGCCTGAAAACACTCTGGCCAAGAAAGGGCCCATGCCGAGAGGGAAGAGCTTGAGGAGCCGGCGAGTGCAGAGAGGGCTGCCCGAGGGAGAGGAGTCGGGCTGCAAGGCCCCAGACCTGCCCAAGGACCTTTCACTGCCAGAGCCCTGCACAGGGCAGCCCCAGGGCCACACGGAAGGGGCTGGCGCCCCCGGACAGCTGGGTCCAACCGGGAGGGTCATGGCCGAGGGGCTGCCCAGGATGTGCACCCGCTCCTTCACCGCCCTGAATGAGCCCCGAACCCCTGGCTCCCACCCACCTAGCCTAACAGGGGCGTCCTCCCAACCTGAGAAGCTGGGGACAAAACAGAGAGCCAGTTTCAAGTCTGGGAAGAGAGCAGGAAAACTGTCCCCTAAGGTGGCTTCTAGCCCCAGTGACCCCGCAGCTCTGCCTGTGCCCAGCCTAGCCCAAGAGAACAGCTCCATGGGGCCCAAGCTAAAAGACGCCGAGTCCCCGGACACCCCGGCGAAGGACCAGAGGTCCATGATCCTCCGCTCTCGGACCAAAGCCCAGGAGCTTTTCCACCCTAAGCGCAGGAGGCCGACGGAAGGGAGGCTGCCAAACTGCAAAACTGCCAAGAAACTCATTTCTAATAACCACCTACCACCCGGCTTCAAGATGCCTGGCAGTGCCCAGAAAGAGGGGAAAGCAAGCAGGAGGGTGAAGCTCCCCAAACCTGCGTCTAGTGTGGGAGGCAAGCTGCCAGAGCGCCAGCTGCACTCCCTGAAGAGGAAGTCCACCTTCATGTCTCCCATCCCAGCCAAGAAGAGGAATCTGATTCTCCGTAGTGGAGGCAGCCCGGGAAACATCAAGGAGGAGAAGGCCGAGGCTTCCTCCCCCAGCCTCTTCAAGAGGATCTCCAGCCCAAAAAAAGCCAAGCCTGCCAAGGGCACCTGCGAGCCCGCCCTGAAAGCCCCTCCTCCAGAGACCCCCAACGTCTGCATCAAAATCACCTCCCGGGCTGCCTTCCAGGGAGCCATGAAGACCAAGGTCCTGCCTCCCCGCAAGGGCCGCGGCCTGAAGCTGGAAGCCATCGTACAGAAGATCACCTCTCCCAGCCTGAAGAAGTTTGCATGCAAAACAGCCACAGCAGCagcggcggcagcggcagcggcTGCGGCAGCGGCGGCTGCCGCCGCAGCAGTGGTGGCTCCGACCCACGGCAGTCCTCTGAGCCCTTCCCTCCCCGAGAAGGAGAGAGCCTTAAAGAAGGCCGGGGCCAGCCCTGCCGGTGGAGACGGGAGGCCCCCCAACCCGGCCATGGCGGCCCCCGGGGCCGAGCAATTATGCAGAAATTCCAACAGCAGGTCCTTAAAAGGAAAACTCATCAACAGCAAGAAACTGTCCTCCGACTGTTTCAAGGGAGAGGCCTGTTCATCTCCAGAGACaccgcagcagcagcagcagcagcaggaggagcAGCCCCAGCAGCAGCTTGGCGGCGGGGAGGCCTCGAAAAGCCTCAGCCTGGTGCCCAAGAAGAGGAGCCGCAAGGGGAAGGCGGCCGCCCTGGGCCTGGCCAAGCTCCCCTTGGAGAAGCGAGCCCATCTGGCGCCGAGCTTGCTGCTGGCCTCCAGGGAGAGGGCGGCTGCTGGGGGAGGCCTGGCCGACAATGGGGAagatggggaagggggaggagggaagaaaggtggCCTGGAGGACAAAGGCCTCGGCTCGGAGCCCTCAGAGGGCCGAGCCTCACAGCCGCAGACCAGGGCCCAGAAGCAGCCCGTCGGCCAGGCCAGCTACAACGGTGGCTACTCCAAGCGGCAGCGCAAACGGCTCACTCGAGGCAAAGCCAAGAATGTGGCCTCCCAGTGCAAGGGCCGGGCCAAAAGGCGAAGGCAGCAGCAGCCCGCCCCGCCCTTGGACCCCGCTGAACCCGAGATTCGCCTCAAGTACATCTCCTGCAAAAGGCTCCGGACTGATAGCAGGGCCCCGCCCTTCTCCCCCTACATCAGGGTGGAGAAGAAGGATGAGTTCACTACTACCTGTACTGTGGTCAACTCTCCTGGGGAAGAGCCCAAGCCTCGAAAGGAGAagccttcctcctcttcctcctcctcctcctcctcctcttcttcctcttcctcctcctcctcatcctcttcctcctcctcctcttcagcTGCCTCCCCTACCACCTCCTCCTCTGCCCTGGCCACCCTGCCTGGAGGGGCTTCCCTCCAGGCCCGGGCTGTGCTACCCCTCTCATCTATCATGCACCTGGGGCCCGTGGTCTCCAAAACCCTGAGCGCGGCCTGCCTAGTCTGCTGCCTCTGCCAAAACCCTGCCAACTACAAAGACCTGGGGGACCTCTGCGGGCCCTACTACCCTGAGGACTGTTTGCCTAAAAAGAAGTCCAGACTAAAGGAGAAAGTCCGGGCCGAGGCCCCCGGGGAGGATGCGGCACCCCCCCTGGAACGAACACTGCGAGGCCTGGAGAGCCACTGCCTGGCTGCCCCCGGGCCCGGGAAGCCGCCTAGGCCCGAGGCCTCCGCCGACTCCTCCAAGCCCAGCTCTCTGAGGTCGAGTTCTCGGGGCCTCTACCGCAAGCTGCAGAGCTGTTACTGCTGCGATGAGCAGAGGCCCGAAGACGAGGAAGCCCCAGCAGCGGACAAGCCCAGGAAGCACGAATGCAGCAAGGGCGAGGCTCCGCCGCAGGAGCCGAGTGGAGACACGCAGGAGCACTGGGTGCACGAGGGCTGTGCCATATGGACTGCCGGTGTCTACCTGGTGGCCGGGAAGCTGTTCGGCCTGCAGGAGGCCATGAAGACCGCTGCAGATGTG AGATGCTCCAGCTGTCAGCAAGTAGGTGCCACCCTTGGCTGCTGCCACAAAGGATGCCCTCAAACCTACCACTACGCATGTGCCAGTGACACAG GTTGCATTCTAGTTGAAGAGAACTTTTCTTTGAAATGTCCTAAACATAAG AGGCAGCTGTTGTAA